Within Kutzneria chonburiensis, the genomic segment CGCGAAGATCAACTTTCATTCTGAAACCTGATCGTGACCAAAATTGAATGTGATCCGCATCACACTCGATAGTGTGGGACGCCACGCGGCCGATCCTGTCGGCCGGCTGTCGGTCGGCCAGTACGGTGCCGCTGACCGGGGATTCGCCGGCCGGGCTTTGCTGTCCGGGGCCTGTCACCTGCGTCGGGTGGTGTTCGGTCCTGCCGGTTCGGGGGTTTTCCCCACCGTCGAACCAGGGGTGTCCCCCATGGACCCGTGTGTGCGGATGGAGTGAGAATCGACGCCGTGAGTGACCAGGCGGCCGGGGGCCGAGCCAGGGACGGGCGACGAACGTGGGCGCTGCTCGCGATCGTCAGCTTTGTCGCCGCGTTGCTGCCGATGGTCTACCTGCACCTGGCCTCCAGCGGGCAGCTCAATCCGATCAAGCACACCATCAGCGACTATGTATTCGCGAAGCAGGGTTCCCGCTATTTCGACACGAGCCTGGTCGCGTTAACCATAGGGTCCATCGCGCTCATGGTCGGGCTGGCGAGCGCCGGTATTATTCGGGGTGCGGTGCTCACGGTCCTCGTAACGGTGTGGTGTGTCGGACTCGCGGTCGCGCTGGTGTTTCCGACGGATCCGACGGACGGCGTCCAGTCCATTTCCGGCGCGGTGCACCGGTGGGCCGCCATCT encodes:
- a CDS encoding DUF998 domain-containing protein, which gives rise to MSDQAAGGRARDGRRTWALLAIVSFVAALLPMVYLHLASSGQLNPIKHTISDYVFAKQGSRYFDTSLVALTIGSIALMVGLASAGIIRGAVLTVLVTVWCVGLAVALVFPTDPTDGVQSISGAVHRWAAIFFFPCLSAAGFLLARRCQLTRGWERFAPVVLRLAMASTIVLGTFALIQLAINEPEMLPFLGFVKNYLGLAERILFGIDMALLFVLGAALWRGTSSAAPGVTAQGRTARGLVEGGAR